CCGCCGCCTTGGGTTCCCCCTCTTCCAGGTTCGTAAGCAAACGGGTCCTCAACACTGATGCTAACAATGGGTAGAAATCCCAGACTCTATCACCGTTGATGAATTCGTCAATAGCGAAGCATATGGGAGGAGATCCTTTGCGGCTTCCAAGAGCCCTTACACATGCGGTGTAACTGGTAAATCTCGCAGCGCTGCAGATGTTGCTGAGCGTGTCGAGTATCTCGCTCGAGCGCTTGCCAAGAATACCCATCTTGATCCTCTCGAAGGAACAGAATGGGATAGAGTCGTAGCCATCTACTCTTTAAACACCGTAAGTCTACGCACCAAGCCATCGCATATCTTCTAATGAGGCAGATTGACTACATACCCGTCACCCACGCTGTCCACcgtcttgatggcatcgtcacTCCTGCAAGTGCTGCTCACTCGATTTCCGAGCTTGAACATCAGCTACGGTCTTCTGGTGCCAAGGCATTGTTTACTTGTGTTCCATTACTCGACAATGCGCTGAAAGCAGCGCGAGCCGTCGGGATTCCCGAGAAGAACgttttccttcttccagtACCTGGAGTTTCAGCACCCAATAATGTGAAGACTATTGAGAACTTGATCTCTGAAGGAAAGGCCTTGCCGCCTGTGCCTGTTCAGAAATGGATCCCAGGACAAGGGAAGAGACAAGTAGCCTATTTGTCTTACTCGAGCGGCACATCTGGGCTTCCGGTGCGTGAAATTCTGACATTTCTACTGTATGGCCGTCTAATGTATCACAGAAAGCGGTCATGATTTCTCACTACAATGTGATTGCATGCATTGTTATGATACACACGTTTGAACAGGGGGACCATCGAGGCGGTGTTTTAAACTCCCAGGTCTCTCTTGGCGTGCTCCCTTTCAGCCACATTTACGGCCTCGTAGTCGTAGCCCACGTCGCGCACTATCGAGGGGATGAGGTCATTGTTCTTCAGAAATTTCAGCTGGATCAACTGCTGGCGTCCATCCAGCGATTCAAGATCGAGGTGCTATACGTTGTGCCGCCCATACTTGTTCAGCTTCTAAGCAACCACGACAAGTGTAAGAAGTACGATCTCAGCAGTGTTCGTCTTGCTTTCTCAGGAGCTGCTCCATTGGGTAGTGAGGCGAGCCACAAGATGTTGGAACTCTTCCCCAAGTGGAAAATCAGCCAAGGCTATGGTATGTACTGCCTAAGATGATTCTGAACAAATCTGACAGCCAATGATAGGCCTGACGGAAGCTTCACCGTCAGTTTTACACAGTAGCGAAACAGACTCGCTGATGGGGTCCTCTGGCTCCCTTCTGCCTGGtgtcaaagccaagatcaTCGATCAATATGGCAAAGAAGTGACTGAACACGAGACACCAGGCGAGCTTTACGTGCAATCACCCAGCGTGACTCTAGGGTACTTGAACAACGAAAAATCAAACGCTGAGACATTTGTGTGGGACAAGGAAGGACGATGGCTAAGGACAGGCGACGAAGTGCTTGTGACGAAATCTCCCGCCGGCTTTGAGCTTTTTGTGGTTGTGGATCGGATCAAGGAACTGATCAAAGTCAAGGTAAGCTCAAATGACCCCTTGAAAGCGTTTTCTGACTCTTCTAGGGTCATCAAGTAGCTCCGGCTGAGCTCGAGGCTCATCTCCTCGACCATCCCCATGTTTCTGACTGCGCCGTTATTGGGATCCACGACGACAGAGCAGGTGAAGTGCCGTTGGCATTTGTGGTGAAGAGCAAGGAAGCCAGCAATCTATCGACAGAAGAAGTCGAAAGGTCTATCCATGAACATGTTGAATCGCACAAGGCGAGACACAAGTGGTTGAAGGGCGGCATCAGGTTTTTGGAGCTTGTTCCCAAGTCTCCTAGCGGGAAGATCTTACGGCGAGTGTTGAGGTCTCAGGCTGTTCCCGTGGGTAAGAAGGAGCTTTCAAAACTCTAGTTTATCTGTCAAATTATCTGGTCTCATAGATTCGTTCAAAGCCATAGAATCATTCGAGTCTAACTACCATGTCATGCAATTTCATTTATCAGGGAGTGTCCTGCCAGCACAACCtattcttttcttttcttgaaCTCCACCATATCAAGCCTTCCCATTCTGCTGGCCCTTTTCAAAATATGATCGGACAGCACGGCCAAACCGCTCCATCGCTCGATCCAGAGTATCTTCCTTCGCCGCTGCAAACGTCAAACGGAAACTAACCTGCTTTAAATCCTTTACATCGGGCATGAACCAACTAGCCCTACTAACGAGCACTCCATTCTCTTGTGCCCGAGAGAAAATATCTCCTTCAACCTCAAGGTATTTTTGCCACGGCGCGGATCCGTTGACTTGATTTATCGTCGGGTTGCTCTTGGATAAGTCAAGGTCAATCCACAGAAACATGCCGACTTCTGGAACCTGCCACACGCAGTACTCAGCAGGAAGATGCTTCTCGCAagcggcgacgaggacatcTCGTCTCCGACGATACTCGGCTGACAAGTTCATGAGCCATCGGATGAAACCTTCGTGACCCCAAGTCACATCCAATAGCTTGTATGCCATGACCTGTGAGGGGCCACTTGGGCAGACGACGCCGACTTCTGAGTAACATATGAACTTTTCGATGACTTGGGAGCTTCCTGTCACCCATCCGCAGCGTAGACCTGGGGCTAGGATCTTGGAGGTTGTGTCCATTCTGAGAACACGGCCAGAGACGTCAAGAGACAGATAAGATACTGGCAGGCTTTTGATGTACTCGTCCAGATCGGTAGGAGGTGCATCCTTTGCGTCTTTTCCCATCTGGAAATAGAAGTAAGggtcatcctcgaggatgaagagattATGCTTCTCGGCAAGTTGGTAGATCTCCTTCCGTCGCTCCAAA
This window of the Fusarium keratoplasticum isolate Fu6.1 chromosome 3, whole genome shotgun sequence genome carries:
- a CDS encoding Aminotran-1-2 domain-containing protein codes for the protein MLRKKLAQIEQNRASSDPLPKVTAPYASSTFYKLKNVEDKPKAKRWDDRFSVDSHNQIISPLKLASRTFNHPDMISLGVARPSAEYFPWESMDLFCPDSSSPGAKSPLESGVRMGCAKGEDDYDLGIAMNYGYSSGSPHLLRYLTEHTELLHNPPYQDWETVLSCGTTSAMEIAFRIFTNPGDTVLMDGYMYSGTITAAQSQGLKILGIEMDDQGIIPADLDHKLETWDSKKGRKPFVLYTIPSGQNPTSTTQSLERRKEIYQLAEKHNLFILEDDPYFYFQMGKDAKDAPPTDLDEYIKSLPVSYLSLDVSGRVLRMDTTSKILAPGLRCGWVTGSSQVIEKFICYSEVGVVCPSGPSQVMAYKLLDVTWGHEGFIRWLMNLSAEYRRRRDVLVAACEKHLPAEYCVWQVPEVGMFLWIDLDLSKSNPTINQVNGSAPWQKYLEVEGDIFSRAQENGVLVSRASWFMPDVKDLKQVSFRLTFAAAKEDTLDRAMERFGRAVRSYFEKGQQNGKA